From a region of the Candidatus Bathyanammoxibius amoris genome:
- a CDS encoding TIGR00725 family protein: protein MAKKRCISVIGASSATEEEFRTAEEVGREVAKRGAVLICGGLGGVMEAAAKGAREAGGLTVGILPGEDTEEMNPYIDIPIVTGLGYARNTLVAYSGDAVIAVGGKLGTLSEIAYALMKYKPVVGISTWGFDLNASRLDRPGPVIARNAEEAVSMAFEALEKK, encoded by the coding sequence ATGGCCAAGAAAAGATGCATATCCGTTATAGGCGCCAGTTCCGCGACGGAAGAAGAGTTCAGGACGGCGGAGGAAGTCGGCCGTGAGGTGGCAAAACGGGGTGCGGTGTTGATATGCGGCGGTCTGGGTGGGGTTATGGAGGCCGCGGCGAAAGGGGCGAGAGAGGCCGGCGGGCTGACAGTTGGCATACTGCCGGGGGAGGATACCGAAGAAATGAACCCGTACATTGATATACCTATTGTCACCGGCTTAGGTTATGCGAGAAACACCCTGGTTGCCTACTCGGGTGACGCAGTTATTGCCGTAGGAGGAAAACTAGGCACCCTTTCAGAGATAGCTTATGCCCTGATGAAGTATAAACCCGTAGTCGGGATAAGTACATGGGGGTTTGACCTCAACGCCAGCCGGCTTGACCGGCCCGGCCCGGTCATAGCCAGGAATGCCGAGGAGGCGGTATCAATGGCCTTTGAAGCACTGGAGAAGAAATAA
- a CDS encoding anaerobic ribonucleoside-triphosphate reductase, with protein MTPALLEQEVCNTSVLEERLQAFCDAVNFHDYLEIDGVIHAGEEKHGIKFEEDVLKVLNHKMHTAYYISLKAIMKQKLGDVIEALETGIREKLYSVTRIVGYYSRVSNWNKSKLGELKDRHRGDYSVRKVA; from the coding sequence ATGACCCCAGCATTACTCGAACAAGAAGTGTGTAATACCTCTGTGTTGGAAGAAAGACTTCAGGCCTTTTGCGACGCGGTTAATTTCCATGATTATCTGGAGATTGACGGTGTAATTCATGCAGGTGAAGAGAAGCACGGTATCAAGTTTGAAGAAGACGTCCTTAAGGTTCTGAACCACAAGATGCATACGGCTTACTATATCTCTCTTAAGGCCATAATGAAGCAGAAACTTGGCGACGTAATTGAGGCCTTGGAAACGGGCATAAGGGAGAAGCTCTATAGCGTAACCAGAATCGTGGGTTACTACAGCCGCGTGTCCAACTGGAACAAGTCAAAGCTCGGTGAGCTAAAAGACAGGCACAGAGGTGACTATTCAGTCAGGAAGGTCGCTTAG
- the thiD gene encoding bifunctional hydroxymethylpyrimidine kinase/phosphomethylpyrimidine kinase, whose protein sequence is MNKVMIIGGSDSGGGAGIQADLKTVTALGVYGTTVITAITAQNTLGVQSVHATPYSSVSEQIDSIMSDMGTDAVKTGMLLNDEIVGAVSRKIKEYQLDSVVVDPVLCAKDGSALLAGDAAVKRLVSELLPLAAIVTPNIHEAGVLSGVSINRPEHVKEAAQSLRGMGAKNVLIKGGHAPEDWPSVKKGVVEDLFYDGNNFRQLVSPRVDTGNAGGVHGSGCTLASAIAAGLARGKGVEGAILFAKKFLNDIIANNFRIGRGNNVLDPSGYKKG, encoded by the coding sequence ATGAACAAGGTAATGATAATCGGCGGCTCAGACTCAGGTGGAGGGGCCGGAATCCAGGCAGACCTAAAGACCGTAACGGCCCTCGGTGTCTACGGCACCACCGTTATCACCGCAATCACGGCACAGAACACCCTTGGCGTGCAATCCGTCCATGCCACACCTTACAGTTCCGTAAGTGAACAGATAGATTCCATAATGAGTGACATGGGAACAGACGCGGTTAAGACCGGAATGCTCCTGAACGACGAGATAGTAGGGGCGGTCTCAAGGAAGATAAAAGAGTATCAACTTGACAGCGTGGTAGTCGACCCCGTCCTCTGCGCAAAGGATGGGAGTGCGCTCCTTGCGGGTGACGCCGCGGTTAAGAGGTTGGTATCGGAACTACTGCCGCTTGCCGCGATAGTCACGCCGAACATACATGAAGCCGGGGTGTTATCCGGCGTCTCCATTAACCGGCCGGAACACGTTAAAGAAGCGGCCCAGTCTCTGCGCGGAATGGGCGCGAAGAACGTGCTTATAAAAGGCGGCCACGCGCCCGAAGACTGGCCATCGGTGAAAAAAGGGGTGGTAGAGGATCTGTTTTATGACGGCAACAACTTCAGGCAGCTCGTCTCACCCAGGGTTGATACCGGCAACGCGGGCGGTGTGCACGGGAGCGGCTGCACACTGGCCTCAGCCATAGCGGCAGGACTCGCGCGCGGCAAAGGTGTTGAAGGGGCTATCCTCTTCGCAAAGAAATTCCTGAACGATATTATCGCAAACAACTTCAGGATTGGCCGCGGTAACAACGTTCTCGACCCATCGGGTTACAAAAAGGGATAA